The Chloroflexota bacterium genome segment GCTTGGCATCGAGCGCGACCTCTACTTCGGCCACCCCAAGATCAAGGATGTGCCGGCTCTGCAGGGGCGGCTGTAATGGCTCAGGAGAAAGGGAACTGGCGCCCCCACAATGTGAGAGCCCTGGAGCAGAACATAAGGCAGGTCTTTCAGACAGGCGACATAGGGAAGCTCAACAAACCAACCTACCAGTTCATCACAGGCAGCATGGGTTTCATCGCCCACTACAGCCTCCAGGGTTTCCAGTGCAGCTACGCTGACATCGGCCTTTTCCGCAACATGCTGCAGACCTCTGAGTACAGTGGAGACCCCGGCTACAACCTGAGGTGGGCGGATAAGTACGAGGGAGACCGGAACTTCAACGAATGGTATGGCCCTGCCTACTGCAGGAGTGTTGCGGAAGGCATCAGGGCAATTGTGGCTGCAGCGAGGGAGCAGGGGACGCAGACAGATATGCTCTCGCAGGCAGACCTGAAGCTTGCCGAAGGGAGATAAATGTCAGCCTTCATCGTGAACAAGGCCCATATATCGGCCATGCTCAGGGCACTAATGGTATATCACTATCGGTAATACACCACAACGAAAGGAGGTGAAGCATGGCACGGGTATTCGTGTATGACGGCAGGGAGCACCCCGACCCCGACCCTTCCCTCACGGTGGAAGAGGTCAAGCAGACAATGGCCGGCTTCTTCCCCGAGGTGGCCACCGCCGAGGTCCGCACCTCCCAGAGGGGGGAGGACGCTGTCCACGAGTTCGTGAGGAGGGTAGGGACGAAAGGGGTAGGTTGAAAGGGGCTCAAGATGATCAACCAGGACCTCATCCGGGCTCTTGAGGCGGTCCCGGAGAAGAAGTTGCGCCTCCTGGAGCTGGCTAAGGAGCTGGTCGGCCCTGATGGGAAGCTGGACATGGACCGTGCGGTGGCCAGGGCGGCGGAGGTTGACGCCGCGGTGAAGGAGGCCAGGGCCTATATCTCCGAGACGGAGAAGCTCAAATGGGCACTTCAAAGGCTGTCGGGCCCCTAGTCGCTCTGGGGGAGGCGCTCCGCGCAGTCTCCCGGCCCCCAGCCCTCTCCGTGGTCATCGCCGAGCTGGGGGAGGTGGAGGACTTCGCTTTCTTCCAGGGGCTGGTGCAGGAGTACCTGCCCGAGCACAGGGAAAGCATCCTCGGGGCCGGAGGCATTGGGGACATGGTAGGAGCGTTCGCCCGGGCTTTCGGCGAGCGCTACTTCCCCCTGGCCCACGTGGAAGACGGCTACGTGGAGTCCGTGGGGGACCTGACCAGCTCCATACCTATCTGCGCCCAGGGGCTCGCCTACGATGACTACCATGACTTTCCCAACTTCAGGCCCGAATTTGTCCTGGCGTCCCTCCTGGTGGGCTTCGAGGGGGAAGAGATCATGGGGGGGGAG includes the following:
- a CDS encoding PRTRC system protein C; the protein is MARVFVYDGREHPDPDPSLTVEEVKQTMAGFFPEVATAEVRTSQRGEDAVHEFVRRVGTKGVG